CTAACAACCCAGATTACACGACTCGGAATGAGCGACCGGATTCGACTACTTGGTGCACTGGAGCCCTCGGCTCTCGAACATCAATACGCACAGGCAGATCTTTTTGTGCTTGCGTCGCATTACGAGGGATATGGCATGGCCTACGCACAGGCCATTGCCCGGGGACTACCGGTCATCGGAACAACAGGCGGCGCGACCGCTCAGACGGTCGCCCCCGGAACCGGCATTCTGGTCGAACCCGGTGATGTCGAATCGCTTTCAAAGGCAATTGCCCAGTTGCTCTCGCATCCCGAGCAGCGGCAGAAGATAGCTCAGGCATCGCGCAAGCATGCGCACGAACTTCCTTCGTGGATCGAATCAGCACGACGGTTCAGCGAGTCGCTCATCAAAAGCGACACACAACCAGCTGCTCCTGACCCAGCGCAAACGTGCTCGCACTAAATCGCCTGGCAGCAGCAAGGTCCCGGACCGGCGCAAGCCGTAATCCGGGCGTACCCTCACCCAGCAGGACTGGCGCCACAATCAGATGCAAGTAATCGAGGCAGTCCGCCTGAAGGAATCGGGTCACAGTTGTTGCCCCACCCTCGACCAGCACCTTGTACCATCCCTGACGAGCCATCCAGTCCAGTAATTCGCCTGGCGCAATGTCGCCCCCTTGTTCGCCAAGACTGACAACTTCCACGCAGTCAGGCAACCCTTTGACATGGGTGACCCCCGCTGTCATCAGTACCTTGCGCACATCTCCTTCACTGAACATGCGGGCCTCTACTGGAACACGCCCCTTCGGATCAATCACAACACGGTCCGGGTCAGGTCCTTCAACCAGTCGAACATTCAGGCGTGGGTCATCGGCGTGAACAGTCCCGACTCCCACCAGCACGACATCGGCCCAGGCGCGCAAGCGATGTAGATGCTCCAGCCCTGCCTGACCGTTAATGTACTTGGACTTTCCAGTCGCAGTCGCGATCTGTCCGTCCAGAGATTGACCCAGTTGTGCAATGACAATCTGGCCACTTTGCGGGAACTTGTCAATAAGGATTTCAGACCAAACAGGCCCGGTGTGCGCTTTTTGTTGCATAACTGTAAAAGTCACTGCTTATCAGAATGGACATTGGGGTCACTACTAGGGTTTAGCAGTAAGATTACTTCGTTGACAGATTCTTCTGTCTGTGATTTCCCTTCCTCCATTACGCTCATGAATATTCCTGCAGCAACTCTTTCAGAAATTTTAAGGGCAGAATCGACTGCCCTGACTCGTCTGGATCGTGTGATCAGCGAGTTACGACGATCCGGAATCATTCTGGTTCGTGCGGGTCAGGAAGCATATTGGATCAGTTCTGCGGAGACTGTCAACGAAACGGCTCTTGAAACTTTCATGCAACTTGCCAGTGGCGAGCCCAGTCTGGTCATTACCGGTCAGCGCGCAAGTCGCCTTGGATTTGACGTGGAACGTGACGCGACTGTCTACTGCCTGCACGGTTTTGACGTCATCACACAAACGCTGATCGAGCGAATCGCTGATCCAGCGAGTCCGCTCTGGGCATCGGAAGCAGCAGCGTTTGATCTGGAAGACGTCACGGTGACCCGAGGTGGAAAAGTCGCCCAGGCTGTCATCGCCTTGTCCAAGCACGCAGGCCTGCTTCCGGCGGTACTGGCTACGAAAGCTGATACGTCAGGATCGTTTGACAGCGTGCTGGAAATTTCATCTGAAGAAATCTGGCAAGGTCTGCATGAGGCGACTCGCCAGTTGCAAGTTGTTGCTCAGGCTCGAGTCCCTCTCGAGGACTCGGAAAATACGCGCATCGTCGCCTTCAGACCTCTTGACGGTGGCTCGGAGCATCTGGCAATCATTGTCGGTGAACCAGACCTGAATGCACCCGTTCTGATCAGGATTCATTCCGAGTGCTATACCGGGGACCTGCTTGGCTCGCTGCGGTGTGATTGCGGACATCAGTTGCGAGGAGCGATCGCTCTGATGGCAACGGCTGGCAGCGGCATTGTTCTCTACATGGCACAGGAAGGTCGCGGCATCGGACTGATCAACAAACTGCGTGCCTACAAACTTCAGGATCAAGGACGTGACACAGTCGATGCCAATCTGGACCTGGGATTTGAGGAAGACGAAAGGGATTATCACGGTGCCGTGCAGATGCTCAAGCTGCTAGGAGTCAAACAAGTGAGACTTCTGACCAACAATCCGCGTAAAGTGGACTCACTGACCAGTCTTGATGTCGAGGTGGTTGAGAGAGTTGCCCACATTTTTCCGGCTAACCGTCATAATCGTGGCTATCTGTACACCAAAGGATCGCGCAGCGGTCACCTGTTCAATCTCACAGAACTTGAAACGGATCCGCACAAGGCCTGACGCCTCACCGCAGCTGACCGCCTCCAGTCGCCCCCAACCAAACGGTTGAGGGCGACTTTTTTTTCACCCGCAAAGCAAGCACACGCTCAGGCAGAATCGGGCAGCCAGAGCGTAAACACAATCTGATGATCCAGAACCTGACAAGTCAGGCTGCCACCGAGCATTTGTACCAGGCGTCTGCACAGGTGCAAGCCCAGGCCGGAGCCGGACAATCCGGTCGCTGTCGGGCCTCTGACATACTTCTCGAAGATAGCCCTGCTGTCCGGTGGTTGATTCCCCAGAAACTTGTTCGTAACGGTCAGACTCGTGCCCCGAGCAAACCGTCCAGTTGCCGTACCAAGTTCAACCTTGACACGGGCCGTCGCTGGTGAATACTTGATCGCGTTGTCGACTAGATTGTGTATCACGACCGACAACAGCTGACGATCAGAGTCCACCATCACGGAGTCGACATCGAGATCGACTTTGCCTGGCTCCAGACATGCGTCCGTGACCTCCTCAACCATCTCGGCAAGATCAAACGATTCGTTGACAACACTCAGACGCTGCTCGTCAATCTGCGTCGACAATCTGCAACGGTCAATCACCTCGGACATGGTACGCAAGGCTCTCTCCAGACGTACGCGCTTCTTGTCAGGGAAACTCAGAGTGTCAAGCGTTAGCTGAATCACGCTGATAGGCGTTTTAAGCTCATGAGAGAGCATGTCCATGAACTGCCTTTGCTCATCGAGCTTGAGCTGATGGTCCCGCAACCCTTGCTCGACTCGTTCGAGCTTGAGTTGGTCAGCAATCGCGCTTTTCTCCATCTCGCTAGAACGTCTGTAAAGAAAGACGCCCATGATGATGGCACTGACCACGCCTTGCGTGGTGAGCGCGTTTATGTAGAAATCGACGCTCTGCCCCCAGCCAAGCAATGGCATGATAACGATCGCCAGAGCCAGTGCCAGTGCGTTGTAGGCGACTCTCAGGGCAATACGTCCTGGAACGGCATCCACCTTCGTGGAGTAACCGAGCCATAGCAATGTTGGAATGAAAAACAACAAATTGATCGTGCCGAGCTGCAACCCCTGTCGCGGGAATCCAAACAGAATCAGCGTGATTTCGATTGCTGCCAGGAAGATCAAAAAATCCAGGACTCGAACTGCCCACCGGCTGGGCTGAAACGGCCGGATCAGCATGCGATGAAAGAGCATGGTCACAGCGATCGACCCCTGAATAATGACGGAGGTCAACAGATCGAGATTGAATGAGTGCGGCAGAAACACCGCCAGATAACCCATCAGCGCCAGACTGAACAGAATCTGCATGACCTGAACGGCCACGAACCAGCCAACCAGCGCCTCCCGTCGTACGATGAAGTCGCTAGTCGCCCATAACAGAATCGCAAACATCAGGCCGATGAAAGGAACCTGAAAGCTCTGAGTCCGCATGTTCTGGACATACCAGTCGGAAAACGTCAGCACCTGGACCTCGATCATGGCCGTGCTGGTCGTCTTGACCCGCAGGTAATAGGTAGTTTCCTGTCGGGGCTCAATCTCGAAAATATGAGATTCGTTCAGGCGCTCGTCACCCTGATTGTGCACCCTGTCTCCCGCAACCTGGGTGCTCCAGACACCCGGTACCGCAGTGGACGTGTAGAGCGTCAGAGTGTCCAGAAAATGCGGCTTGACCGTCAGATACAGCGGTTTGTCTGACGCCTTCACGCGGATACGTAGCCATATGACCGAGTCCGTATAGCCTTCGCTGAGCATGCCATCGAAGACGGTGAACGATTGCGCCATGACCTCGTCAACCGTCAGTCTTCCTGACGAGTCATCATAGTACGCAGTCTGCAGCAGAAAACTCTGTGCCGACGCCGCGCAGGAGACGGCCAGCATCACCAGACACATCAGAAATCCGCGAAACATCCGATCGACGATCAATTGCTGGCCTCGACTACGTATCACGCCACAAAGGGCTCTTCAGGCACTCTGAACTGAAGAATACCAGTCGGCCACGTTCATTCGCCGCAAACGCAAGCATTCACCCCAGGTCGCACGACTCGCCATCCAGAAATCAATCAGTCATACTTTATCCAGACAACCCTCTCACTGCTGGAATCTCAACATGGCCAATGCAGACAATCAATCCGACAAACCTGGCTTGCCGGGTCAGCAACAAGGGCAACAAAGCAGATCAGGACAGGCTGAATCCCGGTCTGGGCAATCCGGCGGCCTGTCCAGAGGTCTGACCCAGTACGGAGATGCAGGCTTCTCTATGTTTTTACGCAAAGCCTTCATCAAAGGAGCTGGCTATACCGATCAGGTGCTGAACAAGCCCATTATCGGTATAGCAAGTACTGGCAGCGCTTACAACCCGTGTCACGGCAACATGCCGCAACTGCTCGAAGCACTCAAACGCGGCATAATGCTCGCAGGAGGGCTGCCGATGGAGTTTCCAACCATCTCGCTGCACGAGAGCTTCTCCAGGCCAACCAGCATGTACCTACGCAATCTGATGTCAATGGACACAGAGGAGATGGTTCGCGCCCAGCCAATGGATGCTGTGGTGCTGATCGGTGGCTGCGACAAGACCGTGCCGGCCCAGTTAATGGGTGCGGCCAGTGCCGGCATTCCTGCCATTGAGCTCATCACAGGCTCAATGCTCACCGGTTCGCATCGGTCGGAGCGTGTCGGTGCCTGTACTGACTGTCGTCGCTTCTGGGGCAAATACAGGGCGAACGAAATCGATGCAAACGAAATCAGAGAGGTCAACGACCAGCTCGTTGCAAGTGTCGGCACATGCTCGGTGATGGGAACCGCCAGTACCATGGCCTGCCTGTCCGAGGCACTTGGCATGACCGTACCGGGAGGAGCCTCACCGCCAGCCGTTACGGCAGACCGGATGCGCATTGCTGAACAGACCGGAACCGCTGCGGTCGACATGGCTCGGCGGGGGTTGACAATCGACCAGATTCTGACGGCCGATGCATTCGAGAATGCAATGCGTGTGTTACTTGCCATTGGCGGTTCAACCAACGGTCTCATCCACCTGACTGCAATCGCCGGTCGCACGGGCTACACCATCGATCTGGAAGCATTTGACAGAATGGGGCGAGAGACACCGGTGCTGGTCAACCTCAAACCCTCTGGACAACATTACATGGAAGATTTTCATGCGGCCGGCGGCATGACGACCTTGCTGCGCGAGCTTAGGCCGCTTTTACATCTGGATGCGATGACCGTGACCGGCAGAACGCTCGGAGAAGAGCTCGATGCCCGCCCTGATTCCTTCGACCAGACTGTCATCCGTCCACTAAGCAACCCCGTCTATCCGCAAGGTGGGATGGCCGTACTCAGGGGCAACCTTGCGCCAGGCGGTGCAATCATCAAACAATCAGCTGCTGATGCCGGGTTGATGGAGCATGAAGCACGGGCTGTCGTGTTCGAGAACGCGCAGGATCTCGCTGACCGCATTGACGACCCAGACCTGGACATCTGCGACCAGGACATCATCGTTTTGAAGAACATCGGTCCGAAGGGAGGCCCTGGTATGCCCGAAGCAGGATACATACCTATCCCGGCCAAGCTCGCCCGCGCTGGCGTCAAGGACATTGTCAGAATTTCTGATGGACGCATGAGTGGAACCGCCTTTGGCACCATCGTTCTGCACGTCACGCCGGAGTCTGCTGACGGTGGCCCACTCGCCTGGGTGCAGACAGGGGATCGCATCAGACTGAGCGTGGCCAGGCGAGAGCTCAGCCTGCTGGTCAGTGAAGAGGAGCTGGCGCAGAGAAAGCATCAGAACCCGGTTTCACCACGCGGGGCAGCCAGGGGCTACGAGAAACTGTACTTTGACGAAATCAACCAGGCGGATGAGGGCGTTGATTTCCGGTTTCTTGCCAACCCTGACGCCAAAGGCTCCATACCGCGCACCTGAGATCCGCTGAACAAGGGAGCGAACAGAAGCTCTTTTACTGGGACCGGGGACCTTGATCAGGCGGCCCGGCCTGACCGCGTCGCATGATCAACCGGTCAAGGCGTTCGATCCGGTGCCTGTGCGGAGTCGTAATAGCATAAAAGTTCTCCTGAAGATCATCTGACTGCCCGACTACGGTCAGCATTCCTGTCCCCAGCTCGTCCTGCACTACGACTTCCGGCAGCAACGTCAACCAACCACTGTCACGCGCAATCAGACGGAGCATGGCCATGTCGTCAACCTCGGCACGAATCCTTGGTTTCACATCGGCTGCAATACACAACGCCTCAAACTGCCCCCTGAGTGCGTGACGCAATCCTGGCACGGCAATCTCGATGCCATCCAGATCCTCAGGTATTCGCAGGGATCGCGCCTGCCACGGATTCGCAGGCCCCACCACACAGATCGCCTGACTACCCAGAAACCGGCATAGCAAGGGACGCTGTGCATCAGACGAAACCGGTTCGTTGGCTAGCACCAGATCCAGCTGATGCCTGATCAGTCGATCCAGCAGCCCTTCCAGCAATCCGGACTCAAGTGTCAGCGTGACAGTTGAATCGCTCAAAAGCGGCCGAAGCAGGTTCTCCTGGTAGTTTCTTGACATGGTGGCCACGCTGCCTACCCGGACCGAGACCAGACCATCGCGGCTTCCCTGAAGTCTGCCAAGCATCTCCTGACCGAGCCCAAAGATGTTTTCTGCGTACGAGAACACCATCTGACCCGTGGCTGTCAATGTGAGCGAGCGCCCTGCACGTTCGAACAATGACTCACCCAGTCGATCTTCAAGTTGCCGGATCTGGGCCGAAAGTGCTGACTGGGAAATATGGATCTGGTTTGCGGCCTGGGTCAGATGGCCAAGCTTTGCCACCCGCCAGAAGTAGAACAGGTGATTGAAATTCAGTTGTTTCAAGTCCATTTTCAAGTTCATGCGGTTCACCTTTCTCTGCTTTCGGATCGACCTGCATCAGGTCTGGCGACACAAGGCGCGAGACGTGCACGAGGTAGTTCGACATTCACTTGCCTTGATTGTTCTTTATAAAAGAACAATAGATTCTTATATATGTATTTTACAGAACAACCAAGCGCCTTCATCATGAGATCTGTTCGACATCCGACCACCTTATTCCTCCCCACACCATGTCATTCACCATTGCTCTTGTCTCGGGCCTGGCTCTGTTTGTACCGAGCGTCCTGATTCTCTACGCGATCGCGCTCACGGCCAGACAAGCCACTGACTCGTCTGCCCATGCAGCATGGAAAAAGTTCAGGCGACTCACTGCCATCACCGCGCTCGCATCCCTGATCGCAGCTGTGGCAGTCTGGGTAGCTCACCCAGGCACAGACCCTGTCTGGATCATTCAGGACTGGCTTGGGTTAACCCGCTTCTCAGTCATCTTCGCCTTGCTGGTGCAGGGTCTAGGTCTTGTGATCAGCACCTTCTCGGCTCGCTATCTGGAAGGCGAGCACAGACAGATCTACTACATCACCTGGCTGGCATGCGTACTTGGTTCGGTTCAAGTGCTCATATTTGCACAACACTGGATCATCCTGATCACCGCCTGGTCTGCCGTTGGCCTCTCCATGCAGAAGCTGCTCTGCTTTTACCCGGACCGCCCGTTTGCGCTTCTGGCCGCCCGCAAGAAGCAGTTGGCCGACCGGATTGCAGATCTTCTGCTCATACTGGCCGCAGGACTGATCTGGTTCGAAGTGGGGCAGGGTTCGCTTGCCGCGCTGGAAAGCCACCTCGCAGCAGGCTCGGCAGGACTGACACTCCAGATTGGCTCAATACTGCTAGTCGTGGCCATCCTCATTCGCACCGCACTGTTGCCAGCCCATGGGTGGCTGACACAGGTCATGGAGGCCCCGACTCCCGTGTCCGCACTGTTGCACGCAGGTGTTGTCAATCTTGGCGGATTTGTGCTGATACAACTGGCTCCGCTACTTGACTCAGTCATCTGGGCCAGATGGATCCTGATTGTGATGGGCCTTGCCACCACATTGCTGGCCGGACTGGTGATTCTGACCCGTGTCAGCATCAAGGTGCGACTCGCATGGTCAACCATCGCCCAGATGGGATTCATGGTGCTCGAGTGTGGTCTTGGACTTTATACCCTGGCAGCCCTTCATCTGATTGGTCACTCGCTTTACAAAGCACACGCATTCCTGCGAGCGTCAAGCACTGTACAGGACACCCGGGTACGTCGCATGCATCAGCCTGTCCAATACACCTGGCCAAACCTGGTAGCCGCTCCGGCACTGGCCTTGCTGATCACGATTCCAATGATCAGCCTGCCAGTCCAAAGCACCGGTGCGACGGGTCTGCCAATCTGGTGGGCTGTCTTGTTGGCCATGGCCTGGTCGCCCTTGTTCTGGCAAGGCCGGCAACCCGCGAACCTTCACCGGTTCTCCTTCAGAATCCATCTCTGGAAACTGGCAAGCACCTTCGCACTCATTGTCATGCTCTCACTGATCATCAGGATCACCCATCTGGTGCCACTCGGGGTGACTGACTCACCCGCACCGATCGCTGGATGGGTGAGCGCGCTGGCAATGAGCGCTTTCTACGCAGTTCTGGTCTGCATGCAGGTCTGTCCTGCCAGGCTGGAAACGCTCAGGCGCTGGAGCTACGCCGGGTTCTATGTTGACGAGCTCTATACCCGCATGACGTTGCGTCTGTGGCCGGGTCAGTGGATGCCCGATCAATCAAATCGACGCACAGCCAGCCGGCTCTGGATGGCAGGCGGCGATAGGCCGACCATGCCCTGAAAGACTGAGTTCGAGACGACTCACACCTGCACGTCAAAAATCATTTCTTACGGAACGGCATCATGAGCACCACTGCGATATTTGAGGACAGGGACACCAGCACGGCGGTCAATGCGCGGATGCGGTTGACATGCAAGCGGGCCGCTGCACAAGCCTGCCATGCGATCGCCCCTGCCTGGCCACTGGACCAGTCCATCGCTGTCAACCCTTATCACCAGCGAACAGAACGACCGCTGCGTGAGATCGCTACCAGAATGGCGGTGTTTGCGGGCATCCATGTCTTCCCGCCGCGCGCATACTTTCGGCAAGCCTGGCAAGACGGAAGGATTCACATCCAGGATCTGGAACAGGCACTCAGAGGGTGCGGTGCCACAGGACAGGATGGACAGTCAGCCGATCACGCGTTAAGCACTCGTATCTGCATTCAGGCACTGAACACTGAACCCGCTTTGCCACGCCTGCCCTTGCTGATGGATGTGCTAGACGATGACCCGGGGCGCCACACACGCCTGAACTGGCGTCAGGCCATCACGCACCAGATCAGTCAGACCTGCGCAGCGTACTTCGATCAGGATCAAGCAGACTGGCATCCTGATCGCGACCAGGGTCTCTACACATTCTGGCGCAAGACTTTGAGCAGGGATCACGGGATCGGTACACTGATGGGGTTACCTGATCTTGGACTAGCCACACGTTCAATCGCGATTGACGCCGACGCTGCGCTTACCCGTGTCCTGGGCCGAATCGGCCTGCCAGAGGCCGTCTGGGCTGACTACTTCGAAGCCGTCCTGCTAACGGTCAATGGCTGGGCCTCCTGGTGTGCCCATCTTGGTTGGCAGGCGCGTCTTCGTGGCGAGAAGGACAACCATCTGCATCAACTACTTGCCATTCGCCTTGCGTGGGGCGCCTTGCTCCTTGAGTGTAAAAGTGCAGACAGCTCCAGACACGCATTCGCAGCCATGAGAAGCCAGTGGGCACGCGCCTCTGAAACCCTGCGGCAAGCAGACAGCACGCTACACATCGACGAGATCTGGCAGTCTGCGCTGGACATCAGCTACCAGCGTAAACTGCTCGCCAAACTGAGGACACCAGCACCGCGGCTCCCCGTAACCGACGCCCCGTCGTGCCTTGCCTTTCAGGCTGTGTTCTGCATCGATGTCCGCAGTGAACCCATGCGGCGTGCGATCGAAACGGTCAATCCGCAAGCCCAGACCATTGGCTTTGCCGGATTCTTTGGGATGCCCGTGTTGTACACACCTGCGGGCACGTCAGCCAGCAGAGCACAACTGCCGGGCCTGTTTACGCCCTCCATGAACGTGACCGATCGCGTGATCACGCCAGTTACGCCAGTTACGCCAGCAAGACAGTCTGTGTCACTCAGCCAGACAAAACTGCTTGATCGCCGGTATCGCAACTTTGCGAGCGGACAACCGTGGCAGGCAGCCAGCCACTGGCCCAGCGCAGCGTTCTCGTTTGTCGAGACGCTCGGACTCACCTATGTCAGAAAGCTTTCCGGCTGGCTTTTGCCGTCAGAAAGCAAAGCGGCAAACGATGATCTGACAGGGGTTCCGGCCAGATATCGCTCAATTCTGCGACCAGTTCTTACCACCCCCGATCTCGACACGAAAATCTCTCTTGCAGCAGGCATCCTGAGCACGATGGGATTGCTCAGGTTCGCCCCAGTGGTACTCCTGGTTGGACACGAAAGTCAGTCTGCCAACAATGCACATGCATGCGCACTTGACTGCGGCGCCTGTGGCGGCCAATCGGGTCAAGTCAATGCGAGAGCCCTTGCCAGCCTGCTCAACGAACAGGGTGTACGCAAAGGACTAAAACAACTCAGCGTTGACATTCCTGAACATACAGCATTCGTCCCCGCCGTTCACAACACGACAACAGACGAGATAACGTGCTTTGACCTTGACCTGCTGCCAGAATCAATTCAGCAGCAGTGTGCCCAGATCCAGAAGCAATTCAGACTCGCTGGGGACAAGGCCCGGGCAGAAAGAGCAGGGTCACTCGGACTGGAACCGTCTCTATCGGAGTCAAGCCTGCTAAAGAGCTTGCGCCGGCGGGCCAATGATGGTGCCCAGACCCGTCCCGAGTGGGGCTTGGCTGGCAATGCGGCCATCATCTTCGGCCAGCGTGATCTCACAAAAACCCTGGATCTCCAAGGCAGGGTCTTTCTGCATGATTACAACCGGCGCGCAGATCCGCAGGGAGCCGTTCTTGAAGCCTTGCTGACCGGACCTTTGATGGTTGCCTGCTGGATCAACTGGCAATATCACGCCAGCACCAGCGATCCCGATCACATGGGTAGCGGCAATAAAGTTCTTCACAACGTCGTAGGGGGCCGCATCGGTGTCTTTGAGGGAAACGGCGGTGACCTGAGGATAGGGCTATCCCGACAGTCACTTCACGACGGCACCTCCTGGCGGCACGAACCAGTCAGACTGACGGTGATCGTCGATGCGCCCAAAGAACGTATCGATACCATCCTGAATCGACACCTGAACGTGGCCAGCCTGTTGCACAACCACTGGATCCACCTGTGGCAAAGAGACCCGGACGGATCTATCCACCGTTTCGTGTCAGGTCAAAAGGGGAAATGGGTGACAGTACAGGACTGAGGTAATGAACTTGTCACCCTAATGACTACATTCGGCGCCGTCCCATTCATGACCCGGTTTGGATGAGAGAGGCATACCCATTCAGGCACAGTTGCCGAAACTCACATAGGTTTTATGACTCTGACCGATGACACTTCGCTGAGCAGGCCGTTGCGGCCGCACAACAACGACATTCGGACATGGAAAAAACTGTCATCTTCTGGTTCAGAAGCGACCTGCGGCTTCACGACCAACCTGCCTTGAAGGCAGCCATCGATTCTGGTGCAAGCACGATACTGCCGGTTTACTGTCACCTGGACCAGGACATGGCCTCGCCCTGGGGATTCGCAAGACAACAAGGACTGCATCGACGGTACTGGATACAGCGTGCACTGCAAGGCCTCGAACGCGAGTTGACCGGACTTGGCAGCACCTTGCTTCACTGCCTTGGTGCCCCGGAGAAAGTACTTCCCGAACTCGCCCGCTCCATCGGGACCCGCAGGATCTACTGCGAGTCGATCGCCGCCCCCTATGAAGAACAGGAAGTCGTCGCACTACGCGCAGCAGGGTTGTCCGTCACGACAGTCTGGCAAAGCTCGATGCTGGATCCGTACGATCTGCCTTGGCCAGCACAGAAGCTTCCCGCGTCATTCACTCCCTTCAGACAGGCGATAGAGTCGGCGCGCATTCAGCCTCCCGCCCCCTTGTCCGTGCCGATACGGTTGCCCGCAGCACCTGACATGGCAATTCCAGCCGGGCTATCGGGCAGACCTGCCACCCTGCCTGCACCCTTTCTGGATCCGCGGTCCTCGTTTCCTTATACGCAACCGGAGTTCGATGGAACAGAACAGGCTGGACTGACACATCTCGAGCAGTATCTCCACGCACGAAGGCCACACACCTACAAACAGACCCGTAACGACCTGACCGGAACCGGGTACTCGAGCAAATGGTCTCCGTGGCTCGCAACAGGCTCGCTCTCGGCACGTGAAGTCATGTCTCAACTGCGCGGGTTTGAGGAATCTTACGGTGCCAATGACGGAAGCTACTGGCTGTGGTTCGAACTTCTCTGGCGCGACTATTTCCGTTTCCTGCACCGTCAATATGGACAAAAGCTCTACAGACAGAGGGGACTGGCAGACTTCCAGCCGCCCAGATTTCATGCGGCAAGCGGCTACGCCGGGCACAACGAGGAAGGATTCT
This sequence is a window from Orrella marina. Protein-coding genes within it:
- a CDS encoding DASH family cryptochrome; protein product: MEKTVIFWFRSDLRLHDQPALKAAIDSGASTILPVYCHLDQDMASPWGFARQQGLHRRYWIQRALQGLERELTGLGSTLLHCLGAPEKVLPELARSIGTRRIYCESIAAPYEEQEVVALRAAGLSVTTVWQSSMLDPYDLPWPAQKLPASFTPFRQAIESARIQPPAPLSVPIRLPAAPDMAIPAGLSGRPATLPAPFLDPRSSFPYTQPEFDGTEQAGLTHLEQYLHARRPHTYKQTRNDLTGTGYSSKWSPWLATGSLSAREVMSQLRGFEESYGANDGSYWLWFELLWRDYFRFLHRQYGQKLYRQRGLADFQPPRFHAASGYAGHNEEGFWRWCHSETGQPLIDAAMRELRLTGFLSNRLRQIVASYLVHDIGGDWRAGAAWFESQLLDYDPYSNQGNWLYIAGRGTDPRGGRHFNLQKQMQQYDPQGRYQQKWSKD
- a CDS encoding YbcC family protein, which produces MSTTAIFEDRDTSTAVNARMRLTCKRAAAQACHAIAPAWPLDQSIAVNPYHQRTERPLREIATRMAVFAGIHVFPPRAYFRQAWQDGRIHIQDLEQALRGCGATGQDGQSADHALSTRICIQALNTEPALPRLPLLMDVLDDDPGRHTRLNWRQAITHQISQTCAAYFDQDQADWHPDRDQGLYTFWRKTLSRDHGIGTLMGLPDLGLATRSIAIDADAALTRVLGRIGLPEAVWADYFEAVLLTVNGWASWCAHLGWQARLRGEKDNHLHQLLAIRLAWGALLLECKSADSSRHAFAAMRSQWARASETLRQADSTLHIDEIWQSALDISYQRKLLAKLRTPAPRLPVTDAPSCLAFQAVFCIDVRSEPMRRAIETVNPQAQTIGFAGFFGMPVLYTPAGTSASRAQLPGLFTPSMNVTDRVITPVTPVTPARQSVSLSQTKLLDRRYRNFASGQPWQAASHWPSAAFSFVETLGLTYVRKLSGWLLPSESKAANDDLTGVPARYRSILRPVLTTPDLDTKISLAAGILSTMGLLRFAPVVLLVGHESQSANNAHACALDCGACGGQSGQVNARALASLLNEQGVRKGLKQLSVDIPEHTAFVPAVHNTTTDEITCFDLDLLPESIQQQCAQIQKQFRLAGDKARAERAGSLGLEPSLSESSLLKSLRRRANDGAQTRPEWGLAGNAAIIFGQRDLTKTLDLQGRVFLHDYNRRADPQGAVLEALLTGPLMVACWINWQYHASTSDPDHMGSGNKVLHNVVGGRIGVFEGNGGDLRIGLSRQSLHDGTSWRHEPVRLTVIVDAPKERIDTILNRHLNVASLLHNHWIHLWQRDPDGSIHRFVSGQKGKWVTVQD